In Brevibacillus brevis, a genomic segment contains:
- a CDS encoding SH3 domain-containing protein has translation MGITSYHKSLWVRNIVLVLTLTALAGAVWKIGASIGKIAAYDQARAYYDAGNLILAEQTFSEASAYSGIRYGDEAWEAFMAELTAIRQQLESLSQQMQTAAGDGQEEQMLQLYERYQSWKQESVRQGGQSASFFQTISERLGMEKALHSYFQSAIQLSKAHIDANTSGKSYENESFIHTLAIIPAEFFGGKEAKQKELHSLFQRYETAKLGALASSSPFADVVARTAASIRLYKQEGIASDWLRDLLERYALGEVRQAIRQKDLPAFVTMAKAYREIKDVLPGDSGVLAAIDDHVESRIEQAENYAKARQFSKAIELYQGLGELLDTSQLIAGVEELWTEYDPARMLTAKYPDKTFQSVLTGTDRWGTKVYALGVEKNGNRLFAAAKLEGESAPVYMEKALDTGGGVRISLTDLQDDDKNPVLLVQGQGSKRAFTYIGLVPDWSGASLNERFTIEADDLAVEDAARVIIKNAVGDGENEIALFQFEDRGLKYEERLAELQTETDKPESPGVDQDEGSSDETDQPSAMADVYAGPGETYEIIGQISLDGTFDVVTELNGWYQIRFNGKEEGWIQAPRP, from the coding sequence CTGGTGCTCACGTTGACCGCTCTGGCCGGAGCCGTCTGGAAGATCGGCGCGAGCATCGGGAAAATTGCGGCTTACGATCAGGCGCGCGCTTACTACGATGCCGGCAACCTGATTTTGGCCGAACAAACCTTTTCCGAGGCGAGCGCCTATTCCGGGATTCGCTATGGAGATGAAGCGTGGGAGGCGTTCATGGCGGAGCTGACCGCCATCCGCCAGCAGCTGGAGTCGCTTTCGCAGCAGATGCAGACTGCCGCTGGTGACGGGCAGGAAGAACAAATGCTGCAGCTGTATGAGCGCTACCAATCGTGGAAGCAGGAAAGTGTCCGACAGGGCGGGCAAAGCGCTTCCTTTTTCCAGACCATCTCGGAGCGCCTGGGTATGGAAAAAGCGTTGCACAGCTATTTCCAGTCGGCCATCCAGCTGTCCAAGGCCCATATTGATGCAAACACATCCGGGAAATCCTACGAAAACGAGTCCTTTATTCATACGCTGGCCATCATTCCCGCGGAGTTTTTCGGGGGGAAAGAGGCCAAGCAGAAGGAGCTGCACTCGCTTTTCCAGCGCTATGAAACCGCGAAGCTGGGGGCGCTTGCCTCCTCCTCTCCCTTTGCCGACGTCGTCGCCCGCACGGCAGCGAGCATCCGGCTGTACAAGCAGGAGGGCATTGCGTCCGATTGGCTGCGGGATCTGCTGGAACGCTACGCCCTCGGTGAGGTCAGGCAGGCGATCCGGCAAAAAGACCTGCCAGCCTTCGTCACCATGGCAAAAGCGTATCGGGAAATCAAGGACGTGCTGCCGGGTGATTCCGGCGTGCTCGCCGCGATCGACGACCATGTCGAGAGCCGCATCGAGCAGGCGGAGAACTACGCCAAAGCACGCCAGTTCTCCAAGGCGATCGAGCTGTATCAAGGCTTGGGAGAGCTGCTGGACACATCCCAGTTGATCGCGGGAGTGGAGGAGCTCTGGACCGAGTACGATCCTGCGCGGATGCTTACGGCAAAGTACCCGGACAAGACGTTCCAGTCGGTCCTCACCGGCACGGATCGCTGGGGAACCAAGGTTTACGCGCTGGGGGTAGAGAAAAACGGGAATCGCCTCTTTGCCGCTGCGAAACTCGAAGGCGAATCGGCCCCGGTGTACATGGAAAAAGCGCTCGACACAGGCGGGGGCGTCCGCATCAGCCTTACCGATTTGCAGGATGACGACAAGAATCCCGTCCTTCTGGTGCAAGGCCAGGGAAGCAAGCGGGCTTTCACCTATATCGGCCTCGTCCCTGATTGGTCCGGCGCTTCGCTGAACGAGCGGTTTACGATCGAAGCCGACGACCTCGCGGTGGAAGATGCTGCGCGAGTCATCATAAAAAACGCGGTAGGAGACGGAGAAAACGAGATTGCCCTTTTCCAATTCGAAGACAGAGGCCTGAAGTACGAGGAACGGCTAGCCGAGCTGCAGACGGAAACGGATAAACCGGAATCCCCCGGCGTCGACCAGGATGAAGGCAGTAGCGATGAAACCGATCAACCATCTGCTATGGCAGACGTATACGCCGGGCCCGGGGAAACCTATGAGATTATCGGCCAAATCTCTCTCGACGGCACCTTCGATGTCGTGACCGAGCTGAACGGCTGGTATCAGATCCGATTCAACGGCAAGGAAGAGGGCTGGATTCAAGCTCCGCGGCCGTGA
- a CDS encoding alpha/beta fold hydrolase, translating to MAYPRLQKRPIVFVPGLFGSMSDQIIQGTGDWHFGLARTAYEPTISMLENMGYHMGQQLFVAFYDWRQPIAYSADYLIKTIRWAKQKTGSSEVNLICHSMGGLVARAYVQSDSYQGDVNQMIVLATPNAGSPVSYCYWAGGKLPSAAAPTKNVVELYMTVYLAYLERGLPRNKIEAIHRNFPSLLDLIPSEAYGDYLLEKRDGVESFVPYDSMVTKNHVMDELNSQMDVIPARGIRVTLVAGIGQSTVHYLKTVPSRSPVKWVDGRVVGAINSKMGDGNVMMESVFALDGQKYVVEADHLSILTKSESLLKFKLQWE from the coding sequence ATGGCGTACCCTCGCTTGCAGAAGAGACCGATTGTGTTTGTTCCCGGGTTGTTTGGCTCGATGAGCGACCAGATCATCCAAGGGACAGGGGACTGGCACTTTGGCCTGGCCCGGACTGCATACGAGCCGACGATTTCGATGCTGGAGAACATGGGCTACCACATGGGTCAGCAGCTGTTTGTCGCCTTTTACGACTGGAGGCAGCCGATCGCTTATTCCGCTGACTACCTCATCAAAACCATCCGGTGGGCGAAGCAGAAAACCGGGTCGAGCGAGGTGAATCTGATCTGCCACAGCATGGGGGGGCTCGTGGCGAGGGCTTATGTACAGAGCGATTCGTACCAGGGGGACGTAAACCAGATGATCGTTCTGGCTACTCCAAACGCGGGGTCGCCCGTCAGCTATTGCTACTGGGCAGGGGGAAAGCTGCCTTCTGCGGCAGCTCCGACGAAAAACGTGGTAGAGCTGTACATGACGGTGTACTTGGCCTATTTGGAACGCGGGCTTCCCCGCAACAAAATAGAGGCGATCCACAGAAACTTTCCCAGCCTGCTCGACCTGATCCCAAGCGAAGCGTACGGAGACTACTTGCTGGAGAAAAGGGACGGGGTGGAGAGCTTCGTCCCGTACGACTCGATGGTCACCAAAAACCATGTGATGGACGAACTGAACAGCCAAATGGATGTGATTCCCGCCAGAGGGATTCGCGTCACGCTGGTAGCGGGGATCGGGCAGAGCACCGTGCACTACTTGAAGACCGTCCCGTCCCGCTCCCCGGTGAAGTGGGTCGATGGACGGGTGGTGGGAGCGATCAACAGCAAAATGGGAGACGGCAATGTGATGATGGAGAGCGTTTTTGCCTTGGACGGCCAAAAATATGTGGTAGAAGCCGACCATTTGAGTATTTTGACGAAGAGCGAATCGCTTTTAAAATTCAAGCTTCAGTGGGAGTGA
- a CDS encoding family 10 glycosylhydrolase, whose translation MKLRKWFTLLLMFVMCMPAMGLSVHAQSAPEIRILLDGQEVKSDVAPYILPGVNVTMVPLRVISESLGAEVYWDQDKQTATILKENTVLSMTAGQSVAFVNDSSVPLDASAQNKQGRVMVPLRFVSEQLGLTVNWEQATRTITLSTGSSSAGSTSDVSTTPPKDVTDGSTPAPVPGTPVSTGGSMRGVWISTVFNLDWPSTGSYGNQAKQQQEYVQMLDELQAMGMNSVFVQVRPAADALYPSSLVPWSKVLTGTQGKNPGYDPLAFMIAETHRRGMQFHAWFNPFRANTDAKTDQLAANHVVKQHPDWIVNSGNKLYINPGIPQARQQIIKEIMEVVQRYDIDGVHLDDYFYPSNGTFNDDATFKTYNSKKIASKADWRRDNINQFVQQLNASIKSVKPAVQFGISPFGVWRNIGVDPSGSDTKAGVTAYDNMYADVRTWIKQGWMDYVTPQIYWSLSFAPAQYDKLVTWWSNEVQGTRVKLYIGHSPYKLGTSEAGWQNVQEIINQLDYNTLHPEVQGSIFFSAKDLRKNPLGIIQALKSYYSR comes from the coding sequence ATGAAGTTGCGCAAGTGGTTTACGCTTTTGCTTATGTTCGTGATGTGCATGCCCGCGATGGGATTGTCTGTGCATGCACAGTCTGCACCTGAGATCCGCATCCTTTTGGACGGACAAGAGGTCAAAAGTGACGTCGCGCCTTACATACTCCCGGGTGTAAACGTCACCATGGTTCCCCTGCGGGTGATCAGTGAAAGCCTGGGCGCGGAAGTGTACTGGGATCAAGACAAACAGACAGCGACGATTTTGAAAGAGAACACCGTGTTGTCCATGACAGCAGGCCAATCCGTGGCTTTTGTAAACGACAGCTCGGTTCCGTTGGATGCCTCTGCTCAAAACAAGCAAGGCAGGGTGATGGTCCCGCTCCGTTTCGTTTCCGAGCAGCTCGGCCTCACGGTCAATTGGGAGCAGGCCACGCGGACGATCACGCTGTCGACCGGCTCGAGCAGCGCCGGAAGCACGAGTGACGTGAGCACGACTCCTCCCAAGGATGTGACAGACGGTTCCACGCCGGCACCCGTTCCTGGCACCCCTGTTTCAACCGGCGGCTCCATGAGAGGCGTATGGATCTCTACGGTTTTCAATCTCGATTGGCCTTCTACCGGCTCCTACGGCAACCAAGCCAAGCAGCAGCAGGAGTACGTGCAGATGCTGGACGAGCTGCAAGCCATGGGGATGAACAGCGTCTTCGTGCAGGTCCGTCCTGCCGCCGACGCCCTGTATCCGTCTTCGCTCGTTCCGTGGTCGAAGGTATTGACCGGTACCCAAGGGAAAAATCCCGGTTACGACCCGCTCGCTTTCATGATTGCGGAAACCCACCGTCGAGGCATGCAGTTCCACGCGTGGTTCAATCCGTTCCGCGCCAATACCGATGCCAAAACGGATCAGCTGGCTGCCAATCACGTGGTGAAGCAGCATCCTGACTGGATCGTCAATTCCGGCAACAAGCTGTACATCAACCCGGGGATTCCTCAGGCGCGCCAGCAGATCATCAAGGAGATCATGGAAGTCGTGCAGCGTTACGATATCGACGGGGTCCATCTGGACGATTACTTCTATCCGTCCAACGGCACCTTTAACGACGATGCTACCTTCAAAACGTACAACAGCAAAAAGATCGCCAGCAAAGCCGACTGGCGCCGCGACAACATCAACCAGTTCGTGCAGCAGCTGAACGCTTCCATCAAAAGCGTGAAGCCGGCCGTGCAGTTCGGCATCAGCCCGTTTGGCGTATGGCGCAATATCGGCGTCGATCCAAGCGGCTCCGATACCAAGGCGGGCGTGACCGCCTACGACAACATGTACGCGGATGTCCGCACCTGGATCAAGCAAGGCTGGATGGATTACGTGACTCCGCAAATTTACTGGAGCCTCTCATTTGCTCCTGCCCAGTACGACAAGCTGGTCACCTGGTGGTCCAACGAAGTCCAAGGCACGAGGGTCAAGCTCTACATCGGACATTCCCCATACAAGCTGGGGACTTCGGAAGCCGGCTGGCAAAACGTTCAGGAGATCATCAACCAGCTGGACTACAATACGCTGCATCCCGAGGTGCAGGGAAGCATCTTCTTTAGCGCGAAAGACCTGCGGAAAAACCCGCTCGGCATCATTCAGGCGCTCAAAAGCTACTACAGCCGCTGA
- a CDS encoding nitric oxide synthase oxygenase — translation MEHHQMWEAAERFIRTCYGELEKSTQETELRLQEVRESIARHGAYEHTAEELAHGAKMAWRNSNRCIGRFFWETLHVFDEREARTEEEMAEALFRHIEYATNGGKIRPAITVFAPRREGGEQLRIWNHQLIRYAGYETEYGFLGDPISLELTKACERLGWRGEGTAFDVLPLVLQAGDKAPRWFEIPREIVLEVPIVHPEIEAFADLHLKWYGVPIVSDMRLEIGGIDYLAAPFNGWYMGTEIGARNFADQKRYDMLPKVAQIMGLDTSREASLWKDKALVELNVAVLHSFKEKGVSIVDHHTASQQFMRFEEREQKKGRDVTGDWTWLIPPISPAATHIFHSAYENRVETPNFFYQEKMYGRKE, via the coding sequence ATGGAACATCATCAAATGTGGGAAGCCGCTGAGCGCTTTATCCGTACATGCTACGGCGAGCTGGAAAAATCCACGCAAGAGACCGAGCTGCGTCTGCAGGAGGTGCGCGAGTCGATTGCGAGACACGGAGCGTACGAGCACACGGCGGAGGAGCTTGCGCACGGGGCGAAAATGGCGTGGCGCAACAGCAATCGCTGCATCGGCCGGTTTTTTTGGGAAACGCTGCACGTCTTCGATGAGCGTGAAGCAAGGACAGAGGAAGAAATGGCCGAGGCGCTGTTTCGCCATATCGAATACGCGACCAACGGCGGGAAGATCCGTCCTGCCATTACGGTGTTCGCGCCCAGGCGCGAGGGAGGCGAGCAGCTGCGCATCTGGAATCACCAGCTGATTCGCTACGCCGGGTACGAAACGGAATACGGCTTTCTGGGCGACCCGATTTCCCTGGAGTTGACCAAGGCATGCGAGCGTTTGGGCTGGCGGGGCGAGGGGACTGCCTTCGATGTGTTGCCGCTGGTCCTGCAGGCAGGGGACAAGGCGCCGCGATGGTTTGAAATTCCTCGCGAGATCGTGCTGGAAGTCCCGATCGTCCATCCGGAAATCGAGGCCTTTGCCGATCTTCACCTGAAGTGGTACGGGGTGCCGATCGTCTCCGACATGCGCTTGGAAATCGGAGGAATCGACTATTTGGCAGCGCCTTTCAACGGGTGGTACATGGGGACGGAGATCGGTGCGAGGAATTTCGCCGACCAGAAGCGTTACGACATGCTGCCGAAAGTGGCACAGATCATGGGACTGGACACAAGCAGAGAGGCTTCGCTCTGGAAGGACAAGGCGCTGGTCGAGCTGAATGTGGCCGTTCTGCATTCGTTCAAGGAGAAGGGCGTATCCATCGTCGATCACCATACGGCGAGCCAGCAGTTTATGCGTTTTGAAGAACGGGAGCAAAAAAAGGGGCGGGACGTCACCGGCGATTGGACTTGGCTTATCCCTCCCATCTCTCCTGCGGCTACGCATATTTTCCACAGCGCATACGAGAACCGGGTGGAGACGCCCAACTTCTTTTACCAGGAAAAAATGTATGGGAGGAAGGAATAA
- a CDS encoding ABC transporter permease, with translation MSDPQRQVITNRVAFLETKIPRYAAVMGIACLLVIWEVICRLEIVPPLFLPAPTAILAAAWDMISSGELYKDLLASLYRIGVGYAIGAALGILVGLILGFSRWTDAIVSPIVYSIYPIPKIALLPLIILWLGIGELPKVAIIALGVFFPVVINTFSGVKNVDPMLIKAAVTFGSNHLNVIRKVILPGSLPMIFAGLKLSAGTSLLLLVSAEMVAAQEGIGAMVLHYGNLMITTKLMVGVLILSLLGLLFNRVLQWLERRLIPWK, from the coding sequence ATGTCTGATCCACAACGACAAGTCATAACGAACCGTGTAGCCTTTTTGGAAACCAAAATTCCCAGGTATGCTGCAGTCATGGGGATTGCCTGTCTGCTCGTGATCTGGGAAGTGATCTGCCGTCTGGAAATCGTTCCTCCGCTGTTTTTGCCTGCACCTACTGCAATTTTGGCAGCGGCCTGGGACATGATCTCCAGCGGCGAGCTTTACAAGGATTTGCTCGCGAGTCTGTACCGCATTGGGGTCGGATACGCGATCGGAGCTGCCCTCGGCATTCTCGTGGGCCTGATCCTCGGGTTCTCCCGCTGGACGGATGCCATCGTGTCTCCTATCGTGTATTCGATCTACCCGATTCCGAAGATCGCCTTACTGCCGCTGATTATTTTGTGGCTGGGGATCGGCGAGCTGCCCAAGGTGGCGATCATCGCCCTCGGGGTCTTTTTCCCGGTCGTCATCAACACGTTTTCCGGCGTCAAAAACGTCGATCCGATGCTGATCAAGGCGGCCGTGACCTTCGGCTCCAACCACCTGAACGTCATTCGCAAGGTCATTTTGCCGGGCTCGCTGCCGATGATTTTCGCAGGCTTGAAGCTGTCTGCGGGAACGTCCCTGCTGCTTTTGGTGTCCGCCGAGATGGTCGCGGCGCAGGAAGGGATCGGCGCGATGGTGCTGCACTACGGGAACCTCATGATTACGACCAAGCTGATGGTCGGGGTACTGATCCTGTCCCTGCTTGGGCTGTTGTTCAACCGGGTGCTTCAATGGCTGGAGCGCAGGCTGATCCCGTGGAAATAA
- a CDS encoding ABC transporter ATP-binding protein yields MRIVVENVDKTFVDSKKREVTALKNISFAIEKEEFVVLVGPSGCGKSTLLNIVGGLMSPTNGTVYFEGTNGKKPSLGIVFQEIALFPWRSVYENVIFGLEERGASKQEQQEKGKHYIEMVGLSGFENAYPKQLSGGMRQRAGIARALAIEPDLLLMDEPFSALDAQTRTIMQEELLTIWNRTKLSTLYVTHNIQEAVYLADRVIVLSRHPGQIKSIIQIDLPKIGRDQEQYRAQFEQYADEIWQLIRHDAREASREG; encoded by the coding sequence ATGAGAATCGTAGTTGAAAACGTCGACAAAACGTTTGTTGACTCGAAAAAACGGGAAGTTACCGCCCTGAAAAACATCAGCTTCGCCATTGAAAAAGAGGAGTTCGTCGTCCTCGTCGGGCCGAGCGGCTGCGGGAAGTCGACTCTGCTGAACATCGTGGGCGGACTGATGTCGCCGACAAACGGAACAGTGTATTTCGAAGGGACGAACGGAAAGAAACCGAGTCTGGGCATCGTCTTTCAGGAAATCGCGCTGTTCCCGTGGCGAAGCGTCTATGAAAACGTAATATTCGGGTTGGAAGAGCGCGGGGCCAGCAAGCAGGAGCAGCAGGAAAAGGGCAAGCATTACATCGAGATGGTCGGACTCAGCGGCTTTGAAAACGCGTATCCGAAGCAGCTGTCCGGCGGGATGAGACAGCGGGCCGGGATCGCCAGGGCGCTTGCGATCGAGCCGGATTTGCTGCTGATGGACGAGCCGTTTTCCGCTTTGGACGCGCAGACCCGCACCATCATGCAGGAAGAGCTGCTGACGATCTGGAACCGCACCAAGCTGAGCACGCTCTATGTGACGCACAACATCCAGGAAGCCGTCTATTTGGCGGATCGAGTGATCGTCTTGTCCAGACATCCTGGCCAGATCAAGAGCATCATTCAGATTGATCTGCCGAAAATCGGCCGGGATCAAGAACAGTACCGGGCCCAATTCGAACAGTATGCCGACGAGATCTGGCAGCTCATTCGCCACGATGCCCGCGAAGCGTCGAGGGAGGGGTAA
- a CDS encoding ABC transporter substrate-binding protein, protein MKKQASILLSAALALSLALVGCGKSEGGQTAEQQTGQSGQAAASEPIKIDVGMLKLTSSAPLFIGIEKGFFKEENIDAQAKWFEAAQPIAVATAAGSVDVGATGITASLYNMVAGGQKLVIVADKGREQKGYSSSALLFPSDSALKSIEELKGKKIGITQTGSTYHYMAGRLLEKHGLTLNDVQLVPLNSIKGLMEALKSKQVDAILLNEPNISTVVKEGYGKVIAQVGDEMDYQTSGIFFSPKLADNKDAAERFLKAYAKATRYYYDAVLTQKDGKIVPGANYDEVVSIIAKYTDQEPDMIKKGLPYIDRDGKLLESDIKTQVDWYAKEKLIDKAIDTTEIVNTQLLDEAVQKLGK, encoded by the coding sequence GTGAAAAAGCAAGCAAGTATACTGCTCAGCGCAGCGTTGGCACTGTCCCTGGCGCTCGTGGGCTGTGGCAAGTCTGAAGGAGGCCAGACGGCGGAGCAGCAGACAGGACAAAGCGGACAAGCCGCCGCATCGGAGCCTATTAAAATTGATGTCGGTATGTTGAAGCTGACCAGCTCGGCGCCGCTGTTTATCGGGATCGAAAAAGGCTTTTTTAAGGAAGAGAACATCGATGCACAGGCAAAATGGTTTGAGGCAGCTCAACCGATCGCAGTCGCAACTGCAGCAGGCAGCGTAGACGTAGGGGCGACAGGGATCACCGCCAGCTTGTACAACATGGTCGCAGGCGGACAAAAGCTGGTTATCGTGGCGGACAAGGGCAGAGAGCAGAAGGGCTACTCTTCCTCGGCTTTGTTGTTCCCAAGCGATTCAGCCCTTAAAAGCATTGAAGAGCTAAAGGGCAAGAAAATCGGGATCACCCAAACCGGCTCGACGTACCATTACATGGCGGGTCGATTGCTGGAGAAACACGGCTTGACGCTGAACGATGTCCAGCTGGTGCCGCTCAACAGCATCAAAGGCTTGATGGAAGCGCTGAAGAGCAAGCAGGTCGATGCGATTCTGCTGAATGAACCGAACATTTCCACTGTCGTGAAAGAGGGCTATGGCAAAGTGATCGCGCAAGTAGGCGACGAAATGGACTATCAGACCTCGGGCATCTTCTTCTCGCCGAAACTGGCGGACAACAAGGACGCAGCCGAGCGCTTCCTCAAGGCGTACGCAAAAGCGACCCGCTACTACTACGATGCAGTCCTGACCCAGAAAGACGGCAAAATCGTACCGGGTGCGAACTACGATGAAGTCGTGAGCATCATCGCGAAGTACACCGACCAGGAGCCGGACATGATCAAAAAAGGTCTGCCGTACATCGACCGCGACGGAAAGCTGCTGGAGTCCGACATCAAGACACAGGTAGACTGGTACGCGAAGGAAAAACTGATCGACAAGGCGATCGATACGACAGAAATCGTTAATACCCAGTTGCTCGATGAAGCTGTGCAGAAATTAGGGAAGTGA
- a CDS encoding DinB family protein, with amino-acid sequence MELFYKQTLHLLDTELDRIRKALERLPEEMIWRRGREGTNSVGNLCLHLAGNEYHNVVSAIGNKPFVRERSEEFLAERTHTGAELLEHLTYVRDESRKEIERLTGEDLERVVTVVYPPGAEIASYQKTILEILSHTTAHYSYHTGQIVYMTRLFQSGNERLLKWKH; translated from the coding sequence ATGGAGCTGTTCTACAAGCAAACCCTGCATTTGCTGGACACGGAATTAGACCGCATACGCAAGGCTCTCGAGAGGCTGCCGGAAGAGATGATCTGGAGGAGGGGGAGAGAGGGGACCAACAGCGTGGGCAACCTGTGCCTGCATCTGGCGGGCAACGAATACCACAATGTGGTGAGCGCGATTGGAAACAAGCCGTTTGTCCGTGAGCGGTCCGAGGAGTTTTTGGCGGAGAGGACGCATACGGGTGCTGAGCTGCTGGAGCATCTGACTTATGTGCGCGATGAATCGCGAAAGGAAATCGAGCGATTGACAGGGGAAGATTTGGAGCGGGTCGTCACGGTTGTCTATCCACCCGGCGCGGAGATTGCTTCCTATCAAAAGACGATCCTCGAGATTCTTTCCCATACCACGGCACATTACTCGTATCACACCGGCCAGATTGTGTACATGACCAGGCTTTTCCAGTCGGGGAACGAGCGTTTATTGAAATGGAAACATTGA
- a CDS encoding TetR/AcrR family transcriptional regulator, whose amino-acid sequence MAKQKMNIHELYAVSGNILMEKGYAGFHFKLVSDQLNVSRSTIYEYFSNKDELIAALMVHLMDTIMAEYEGLNNIAVPLERLRRIFDSFMKYAHLHQILLFAPFVNGEASPSVKQNLAKLRQQHHVLTRLLTDVIDECKQSGSIRADIPSSLIASLLFQSIQIPKDKTMLDAKWNELIFQVMLEGYGSPQADTRPRE is encoded by the coding sequence ATGGCCAAACAAAAAATGAACATCCACGAGCTTTACGCGGTGTCCGGTAACATCCTGATGGAAAAGGGGTATGCGGGCTTTCATTTCAAGCTCGTGTCGGACCAGCTCAATGTGAGCCGCAGCACCATTTACGAGTACTTTTCCAACAAGGACGAGCTGATCGCAGCGCTCATGGTCCATCTCATGGATACGATCATGGCGGAATACGAAGGACTGAATAACATCGCAGTACCGCTGGAGCGGCTGCGCAGGATCTTCGACTCATTCATGAAATACGCGCATCTTCATCAAATCCTGCTGTTTGCTCCCTTCGTGAACGGTGAAGCATCGCCGAGCGTCAAACAAAACCTGGCGAAGCTCCGTCAGCAGCACCATGTCTTGACCCGACTCTTGACCGATGTGATTGACGAATGCAAACAGTCCGGATCGATTCGCGCCGACATCCCCAGCAGCCTGATCGCCAGCCTCTTGTTCCAATCCATTCAGATTCCGAAAGACAAGACCATGCTGGACGCTAAGTGGAACGAGCTCATTTTCCAAGTCATGCTGGAGGGGTACGGGAGTCCACAAGCGGACACGAGGCCGAGGGAGTGA
- the efeO gene encoding iron uptake system protein EfeO: MSKKWVYPLSAVVLGSSLMLSACGNADTAKKPETAQPAQTTAGSQTPAADSSQASAASPELQALIDKYQKWVIEQTDQLVKSTEAFTNAVKAGDMETAKKLYAPSRAYYEKIEPIAESLGDFDPWIDAREGDVPDNEWRGYHKLEKALWETKSLEGQDKVADQLLQDVKQLRVKVESVEIDVPMLVTGAVELLNEVSTSKVTGEEERYSHTDFYDFAANVEGANEIFKVLKSSVEAKDAALAKEIETRFQELDQALAPYRKGDGFVLYTDIKEDQVKKLSQALDALAEPLSKMGTIVGG; encoded by the coding sequence ATGAGCAAGAAATGGGTTTATCCTTTGAGCGCAGTTGTACTCGGTTCTTCCTTGATGCTGTCCGCATGCGGAAACGCGGACACCGCGAAAAAGCCTGAAACTGCCCAGCCTGCACAAACCACCGCTGGCAGCCAGACTCCAGCTGCTGACTCCAGCCAGGCATCTGCTGCATCGCCGGAGCTCCAGGCTTTGATCGACAAGTACCAAAAATGGGTGATCGAGCAAACCGACCAGCTGGTAAAATCCACGGAGGCTTTCACCAACGCTGTAAAAGCCGGCGATATGGAAACAGCCAAAAAGCTGTATGCTCCTTCCCGCGCTTACTATGAGAAAATCGAGCCGATCGCCGAATCGCTGGGAGACTTCGATCCATGGATCGACGCACGCGAAGGCGACGTCCCTGACAACGAGTGGCGCGGTTACCACAAGCTCGAAAAAGCGCTGTGGGAAACCAAATCCCTCGAAGGACAGGACAAAGTCGCCGATCAGCTGCTGCAAGACGTGAAGCAGCTCCGTGTGAAAGTAGAAAGCGTGGAAATCGATGTGCCGATGCTCGTCACCGGCGCGGTCGAACTGCTGAACGAGGTATCTACCAGCAAAGTGACCGGGGAAGAAGAGCGCTACTCTCACACCGACTTTTACGACTTTGCCGCAAACGTAGAGGGCGCGAACGAGATTTTCAAAGTGCTGAAATCCTCGGTAGAGGCCAAAGACGCCGCGCTGGCAAAAGAAATCGAGACCCGATTCCAGGAGCTGGATCAGGCTCTTGCTCCCTATCGCAAGGGTGACGGCTTTGTCCTCTACACCGATATCAAGGAAGACCAGGTGAAAAAGCTCAGCCAGGCATTGGACGCCCTGGCGGAACCTCTGTCTAAAATGGGAACCATAGTAGGAGGCTAA